One stretch of Phocoena phocoena chromosome 10, mPhoPho1.1, whole genome shotgun sequence DNA includes these proteins:
- the EIF1B gene encoding eukaryotic translation initiation factor 1b, which translates to MSTIQNLQSFDPFADATKGDDLLPAGTEDYIHIRIQQRNGRKTLTTVQGIADDYDKKKLVKAFKKKFACNGTVIEHPEYGEVIQLQGDQRKNICQFLLEVGIVKEEQLKVHGF; encoded by the exons ATGTCCACTATCCAGAACCTCCAATCTTTCG ACCCCTTTGCTGATGCAACTAAGGGTGACGACTTACTCCCGGCAGGGACTGAGGATTACATTCATATAAGAATCCAGCAACGGAACGGCAGAAAGACACTGACTACTGTTCAGGGCATTGCAGATGATTATGACAAGAAGAAACTTGTGAAAGCTTTCAAAAAG AAATTTGCCTGTAATGGTACTGTGATTGAACATCCTGAATACGGAGAGGTTATTCAGCTTCAAGGTgaccaaagaaaaaacatttgccAGTTTCTCTTGGAG gTTGGCATTGTCAAGGAGGAACAGCTTAAGGTTCATGGATTCTAA